The following are from one region of the Pelagibius sp. CAU 1746 genome:
- a CDS encoding cupin domain-containing protein, with product MCQSGAPDIGPAPRAIDLQRCRRAFCRTAVSCRRGWVFAHRCRPGLKRASVVRALVALRPKLIDCREHRHAQDRPRRRAAAPGRGLSAALRRAPAPAPRRCRGAQRLRGEPHASAAGQLVEPAPLHSHEDEFVFVLEGEVVLVEDGGETLLGAGDCAAFPKGSGDGHHLINRSQAVAVYLDVGSRQPDDLTTCADIDMKSANADGRFVHKDGTPY from the coding sequence ATGTGCCAGTCAGGTGCCCCGGATATAGGGCCTGCCCCCCGCGCGATCGACTTGCAAAGGTGTCGCAGGGCATTTTGCCGCACCGCGGTAAGTTGCCGCAGAGGCTGGGTTTTTGCCCATCGCTGCCGCCCTGGGCTGAAGCGTGCTAGCGTCGTCCGCGCGCTGGTTGCGCTAAGGCCCAAGCTCATTGACTGCCGGGAGCACCGCCATGCCCAAGATCGACCTCGCCGCCGTGCCGCAGCACCGGGGCGCGGGCTATCCGCCGCCCTGCGCCGGGCGCCTGCGCCAGCGCCTCGGCGATGCCGGGGGGCTCAGCGACTTCGGGGTGAACCTCATGCGTCTGCCGCCGGGCAACTGGTCGAGCCAGCGCCACTGCACAGCCACGAGGACGAGTTCGTCTTCGTGCTGGAAGGTGAGGTGGTCCTGGTCGAGGACGGCGGCGAGACGCTGCTCGGCGCCGGCGACTGCGCGGCCTTCCCCAAGGGCTCGGGCGACGGCCATCACCTGATCAACAGGTCGCAGGCCGTGGCGGTCTACCTCGACGTCGGCTCGCGGCAGCCCGACGACCTCACCACCTGCGCCGACATCGACATGAAGAGCGCCAACGCCGACGGCCGCTTCGTCCATAAGGACGGCACGCCCTATTGA